Proteins co-encoded in one Halococcoides cellulosivorans genomic window:
- the mvaD gene encoding phosphomevalonate decarboxylase MvaD, whose translation MKATARAHPIQGLVKYHGLREKPGRYPYHDSISVCTAPAATTTTVAFEDRDADRYAIGGDPVEGRGAERIRTVVDAVRERAGIDRRVRMESENSFPSNVGFGSSASGFAALATALVAAADLDLSRPGISAIARRGSASAARAVTGGVSLLEAGLNDQDCRSHRLESAVEDWRVVGVEIPVYKETDDAHEEAAASPMFEARRAQVGDQIAEMKDALRAGTFDRVADTAERDTLALAATTMTGPSGWVYWDGRSIEVFEAVRELRSEEDIPAYFSTDTGASVYVNTTADAVDRVQDRLAGIGTDTHVWSVGGPASIVDDALF comes from the coding sequence ATGAAGGCGACAGCGCGAGCCCACCCGATCCAGGGGCTCGTCAAGTACCACGGCCTCCGCGAAAAGCCGGGCCGCTACCCGTATCACGACAGCATCAGCGTCTGTACCGCGCCGGCGGCGACCACGACGACGGTCGCCTTCGAGGACCGCGACGCCGACCGCTACGCGATCGGCGGCGACCCCGTCGAGGGGCGCGGGGCCGAGCGCATCCGGACGGTCGTCGACGCGGTCCGCGAGCGCGCGGGCATCGATCGGCGGGTTCGAATGGAAAGCGAGAACTCCTTTCCCTCGAACGTGGGCTTTGGCTCCTCGGCGTCGGGCTTTGCGGCGCTCGCGACGGCGCTCGTCGCGGCCGCCGACCTCGACCTCTCGCGGCCCGGGATTTCGGCTATCGCCCGGCGCGGGTCGGCCTCGGCGGCGCGTGCGGTCACCGGTGGCGTCTCCTTGCTCGAAGCGGGCCTGAACGACCAGGACTGCCGATCGCATCGCCTCGAATCGGCCGTCGAGGACTGGCGGGTCGTCGGCGTCGAGATTCCCGTCTACAAGGAGACCGACGACGCCCACGAGGAGGCCGCCGCGAGTCCGATGTTCGAGGCCCGCCGCGCCCAGGTCGGAGATCAGATCGCGGAGATGAAAGACGCGTTGCGCGCGGGCACGTTCGACCGCGTCGCGGACACGGCCGAGCGCGACACGCTCGCGCTCGCGGCGACGACGATGACCGGCCCCTCGGGGTGGGTGTACTGGGACGGCCGCAGCATCGAGGTGTTCGAGGCGGTCCGAGAGCTCCGCTCCGAAGAGGACATCCCCGCCTACTTCTCGACGGACACCGGCGCGAGCGTCTACGTGAACACGACCGCCGACGCCGTCGATCGTGTGCAGGACCGTCTCGCGGGCATCGGGACCGACACGCACGTCTGGTCGGTCGGTGGCCCCGCCAGCATCGTCGACGACGCGCTGTTCTGA
- the purD gene encoding phosphoribosylamine--glycine ligase, whose product MSETVLLVGGGGREHAIARALADDCTLYACATNRNPGIAGLADGVETLETTDPDAVTAYAEDIGATLAIIGPEAALQAGVTDALEAEGVATFGPSADAARIETDKEFQRRFMDRNDIPGCPEYAVFEDSEAACEYIDEFDGDLAVKPAGLTGGKGVRVIGDQVTVEEAKDYIRDSEHDRIVLEERLVGEEFTVQALVANGSVRVTPAVQDHKRAYEGDEGPNTGGMGSYSAASLELPFMDESEYMDAVDIIEQTVAALDDYTGVLYGQFMLTADGVRVVEFNARFGDPEAMNTLPVMTTPLLDVLVAAREGDQLPRLSFASQATVCKYAVPEGYPTDPAAGTKIDADAVDETDALLFYASVDAREDGIYTTTSRAFAVVGVADTIAEAESIAEDGLAAIGEEGVRVRHDIGTEALLAKRDEHLASLRE is encoded by the coding sequence ATGAGCGAGACTGTTTTGCTGGTGGGTGGCGGCGGCCGCGAACACGCCATCGCGCGGGCGCTGGCCGACGACTGTACCTTGTACGCGTGTGCGACGAATCGCAATCCCGGCATCGCCGGCCTCGCGGACGGCGTCGAGACCCTGGAGACGACCGATCCGGACGCGGTGACCGCGTACGCCGAGGACATCGGCGCGACGCTCGCGATCATCGGCCCCGAAGCGGCCCTCCAGGCGGGCGTGACCGACGCCCTGGAGGCCGAGGGCGTCGCAACCTTCGGCCCGTCGGCCGACGCCGCCCGGATCGAGACCGACAAGGAGTTCCAACGGCGGTTCATGGACCGGAACGACATTCCGGGCTGTCCGGAGTACGCGGTCTTCGAGGACAGCGAGGCCGCCTGCGAGTACATCGACGAGTTCGACGGAGACCTGGCCGTCAAGCCCGCCGGCCTCACTGGCGGGAAAGGCGTCCGCGTCATCGGCGATCAGGTGACGGTCGAGGAGGCCAAAGACTACATTCGCGACTCCGAACACGACCGGATCGTCCTCGAAGAACGATTGGTCGGCGAGGAGTTCACCGTCCAGGCGCTCGTCGCGAACGGATCGGTCCGGGTCACCCCCGCCGTCCAGGACCACAAACGTGCCTACGAAGGCGACGAAGGGCCCAACACCGGCGGGATGGGGTCGTACAGCGCGGCCAGTCTCGAACTGCCCTTCATGGACGAGTCCGAGTACATGGACGCCGTCGATATCATCGAGCAGACCGTCGCGGCGCTCGACGACTACACGGGCGTCCTCTATGGCCAGTTCATGCTGACCGCCGACGGCGTCCGCGTCGTCGAGTTCAACGCCCGCTTCGGCGACCCCGAGGCGATGAACACACTGCCCGTGATGACGACCCCATTGCTCGACGTGCTCGTCGCCGCGCGCGAGGGCGATCAACTCCCACGCCTGAGTTTCGCCTCCCAGGCGACGGTCTGTAAGTACGCCGTCCCCGAGGGCTATCCGACCGATCCCGCCGCGGGGACGAAAATCGACGCCGACGCCGTCGATGAGACCGACGCACTCCTGTTTTATGCCAGCGTCGACGCCCGCGAGGACGGCATCTACACCACGACCTCGCGAGCGTTCGCGGTCGTCGGCGTCGCCGACACCATCGCCGAGGCCGAATCGATCGCCGAAGACGGCCTCGCGGCGATCGGTGAGGAGGGCGTCCGCGTGCGTCACGACATCGGGACCGAGGCCCTGCTCGCCAAGCGCGACGAACATCTCGCAAGTCTGCGCGAGTGA
- a CDS encoding ParA family protein: MASRDRPVRLCVTNAKGGTGKTTIAINVAGALNERGYDVLFVDLDPQGNATEGLGLVEAYDRGPPTLFDALTDPDGASMAPGLLVDHPEMTVLPSNIDLLQAERELTIAGLMARAKAEDMGIRAADLEPLALNIDPAMISPGNALDLLDPVLDAVEVGFDYVIVDSPPFYGQLTDTAIYATRNVIVPALTEATSERAIELLIDQLAALEAQADIRVDTVGVVANRVEQTNEDAAMIQWLETVFSEFPVWQVRKRVALQRAFSAGHSIFADEDAIDMERVFLQIADELSRRFEQPTPTNQETQA; this comes from the coding sequence ATGGCCTCACGGGATCGGCCGGTGCGACTCTGTGTCACGAACGCCAAGGGCGGGACTGGCAAGACAACGATCGCGATCAACGTCGCGGGCGCGCTCAACGAGCGCGGGTACGACGTGTTGTTCGTCGACCTCGACCCGCAGGGCAACGCGACCGAAGGGCTCGGCCTCGTCGAGGCCTACGATCGCGGCCCGCCGACGCTGTTCGACGCGTTGACCGATCCCGATGGGGCCTCGATGGCCCCGGGTCTGCTCGTCGACCACCCCGAGATGACGGTCCTCCCGAGCAATATCGATCTGCTCCAGGCCGAGCGCGAACTCACGATCGCCGGGCTGATGGCCCGCGCGAAAGCCGAGGACATGGGCATTCGGGCGGCGGATCTGGAACCGCTGGCGCTGAATATCGACCCCGCGATGATCTCGCCCGGGAACGCCCTGGATCTACTCGATCCCGTCCTCGACGCCGTCGAGGTCGGCTTCGATTACGTCATCGTGGACTCGCCGCCCTTTTACGGGCAGTTGACCGACACCGCGATCTACGCGACGCGGAACGTGATCGTCCCGGCACTGACCGAGGCGACCTCCGAGCGGGCGATCGAGTTGCTCATCGACCAACTCGCGGCACTCGAAGCCCAGGCCGACATCCGGGTCGACACCGTCGGCGTCGTCGCCAATCGCGTCGAACAGACCAACGAGGACGCCGCGATGATCCAGTGGCTCGAAACCGTCTTCTCGGAGTTCCCCGTCTGGCAAGTCCGCAAGCGCGTGGCGCTGCAGCGGGCGTTCTCGGCGGGCCACTCGATTTTCGCTGACGAGGACGCGATCGACATGGAACGCGTCTTCCTCCAGATCGCTGACGAACTGAGCCGCCGATTCGAGCAGCCTACCCCCACCAACCAGGAGACTCAAGCATGA
- a CDS encoding HPP family protein: MTDRGDRSRFDPRGFYRAIAVRWHRWIERTDNLLTLSVLVVLPVLIGGVTLLANHEPALPFLLFPPLASGGYSLFADPGAWRRDVRRFVGGLSVGAASGWLALEAATAVWYQVPATNVHAGAVALGVLVTALVTLALDLQAPAAFSTALLVHVSGPGGVDPVGYVTSVIAGSLIVAGAYVVWRRGLYDRRAGLLYESIEADDQVLVPVYGETATATATLGARIAGAHDAGRVVLCGLLDGTDPPAHPASDADSVDAVAEDLERIAAAVTDRVGTPVDVVVARGRADRILRVAHDTDCDLIVAPAVYADEGLAPFVRALFQSDLDVLVHDSRAGRTEWNRVLVPVRRASDVAHSMIDFADRLVGSGAVSVCRCVDAADERPTAERAIERLITAFDRPIETRVAVSPLETFLDAYASQYDLVVIGASRDRSLPSRILSPPTYRRLAGIDTDLAIVDRNYRS, encoded by the coding sequence ATGACGGATCGCGGCGATCGATCACGATTCGACCCACGCGGCTTCTATCGGGCGATCGCCGTGCGCTGGCACCGCTGGATCGAGCGGACCGACAACCTGCTCACGCTGTCGGTGCTGGTCGTCCTCCCCGTTCTCATCGGCGGCGTCACCCTCCTCGCCAACCACGAACCCGCGCTGCCCTTTCTGCTCTTCCCGCCGCTGGCCTCGGGTGGCTACTCGCTGTTTGCCGATCCGGGCGCGTGGCGACGAGACGTCCGGCGGTTCGTCGGTGGCCTGTCGGTCGGGGCGGCGAGCGGGTGGCTCGCGCTCGAAGCCGCGACGGCCGTGTGGTATCAGGTGCCGGCGACGAACGTCCACGCCGGCGCGGTCGCGCTGGGCGTGTTGGTGACGGCACTGGTCACGCTCGCCCTCGACCTCCAGGCTCCGGCGGCGTTCTCGACGGCGCTGCTCGTCCACGTCTCCGGCCCCGGTGGGGTCGACCCCGTGGGCTACGTCACGAGCGTGATCGCCGGGAGCCTGATCGTCGCCGGCGCGTACGTCGTCTGGCGGCGCGGCCTGTACGACCGCCGGGCGGGCCTGCTCTACGAGTCGATCGAGGCCGACGATCAGGTGCTCGTGCCCGTCTACGGCGAGACCGCGACGGCGACCGCGACGCTCGGGGCCCGCATCGCCGGTGCGCACGACGCCGGGCGGGTCGTCTTGTGTGGCCTCCTCGACGGGACGGACCCGCCCGCACATCCGGCCAGCGACGCCGATTCGGTCGACGCGGTCGCGGAGGACCTCGAACGGATCGCCGCGGCGGTCACCGATCGGGTCGGCACGCCGGTCGACGTCGTCGTCGCGCGCGGGCGGGCCGACCGGATCCTCCGTGTCGCTCACGACACCGACTGCGATCTGATCGTCGCGCCGGCGGTGTACGCCGACGAGGGCCTCGCGCCGTTCGTCCGGGCGCTGTTCCAGAGCGACCTCGACGTGCTCGTTCACGACTCCCGGGCGGGCCGGACCGAGTGGAATCGCGTGCTCGTCCCGGTCCGGCGCGCGAGCGACGTCGCCCACAGCATGATCGACTTCGCGGACCGACTGGTGGGGTCGGGCGCGGTCAGCGTCTGTCGGTGTGTCGACGCTGCCGACGAGCGCCCGACCGCCGAACGCGCGATCGAGCGGCTGATCACGGCGTTCGATCGCCCGATCGAGACGCGCGTCGCGGTCTCGCCCCTGGAGACGTTTCTCGACGCCTACGCCAGCCAGTACGATCTCGTCGTGATCGGTGCGAGTCGCGACCGCTCGCTGCCCTCGCGGATCCTCTCGCCGCCGACCTATCGGCGTCTCGCGGGCATCGACACCGACCTCGCGATCGTCGATCGCAACTACCGGTCCTGA
- a CDS encoding FlaD/FlaE family flagellar protein produces MPINPRDYDLTHLREMADGPDGDRPDGADRHGQPDPLDAIPNAPESESFRASLYRELMPISRDDTTKPYLSGMPEVQSAEFLIFEWLEYLLLHGGYRGAMEALAYYEDVEWITGSVRSELGEYLMGIDHPAHDGEGLDVDDHLLSLVYVVKLDAMS; encoded by the coding sequence ATGCCGATCAACCCCCGGGACTACGATCTGACACACCTCCGGGAGATGGCCGACGGGCCCGACGGTGATCGACCGGACGGGGCCGACCGTCACGGACAGCCCGACCCCCTCGACGCGATACCGAACGCCCCCGAGAGCGAGTCGTTTCGCGCCTCGCTGTATCGCGAACTGATGCCGATCAGTCGGGACGACACGACGAAACCTTATCTGTCGGGGATGCCCGAGGTCCAGTCCGCCGAGTTTCTGATCTTCGAGTGGCTGGAGTACCTGCTCTTGCACGGCGGGTATCGCGGCGCGATGGAAGCACTAGCCTACTACGAAGACGTCGAGTGGATCACCGGATCGGTTCGCTCGGAGTTGGGCGAGTACCTCATGGGCATCGACCACCCGGCCCACGACGGCGAGGGCCTCGACGTCGACGACCACCTGTTGAGCCTGGTCTACGTCGTCAAACTCGACGCGATGAGCTGA
- a CDS encoding phosphate signaling complex PhoU family protein produces the protein METRKVQQLGPSTLAMTLPAEWARTYDVEKGDEVSLRIGDQGSITVLPGSIDSGESTATIDASDLDADTLERAIVAQYVLGRRVIAVESGDRATLDGEHISAVYNAEAQLMGLGVIEETPDRISIRCSVDPADFSLTNLLERLESTGRTMRSEAIDALSQGNRELADRALNRERQANKIFVLLLRLIFSAHRDPTLARAVGLTESFPLIAYRSLAKNLELTADSAEDIATIARDADGHTLAVSDSTMKQIRAFNDHVDKISEQAIQAAVERDHGVTTDVRERFQAIDDQVQDIFDGLEELPNDDLLQVREVLVALQQTADFGVRNAEIATNLALDRDAGPVQIDDAANE, from the coding sequence ATGGAGACCCGCAAGGTCCAGCAACTGGGCCCATCGACGCTCGCGATGACGCTGCCCGCGGAGTGGGCCCGTACGTACGACGTGGAGAAAGGTGACGAGGTGAGCCTGCGCATCGGTGATCAGGGGTCGATCACCGTCCTGCCGGGATCGATCGATTCCGGCGAGTCGACGGCGACCATCGACGCGTCGGACCTGGACGCCGACACGCTCGAACGAGCGATCGTCGCCCAGTACGTCCTCGGACGGCGTGTGATCGCCGTCGAATCGGGAGATCGGGCCACGCTCGACGGCGAGCACATCTCCGCGGTGTACAACGCAGAGGCCCAACTCATGGGCCTGGGTGTCATCGAAGAGACGCCCGACAGGATCTCGATCCGGTGTTCGGTCGATCCCGCGGACTTCTCGCTGACGAACCTGCTCGAACGCCTGGAGTCGACCGGCCGGACGATGCGCTCGGAGGCGATCGACGCGCTCAGCCAGGGGAATCGCGAACTCGCGGATCGGGCGCTGAACCGCGAGCGCCAGGCGAACAAGATCTTCGTCCTCCTCCTCCGGTTGATCTTCTCGGCGCATCGCGATCCGACGCTCGCGCGCGCGGTCGGCCTCACCGAGAGCTTTCCGCTGATCGCGTATCGCTCGCTCGCGAAGAACCTCGAACTCACCGCCGACAGCGCCGAAGACATCGCGACGATCGCTCGCGACGCCGACGGCCACACCCTGGCGGTCTCGGATTCGACGATGAAACAGATCCGTGCGTTCAACGATCACGTCGACAAGATCTCAGAACAGGCGATCCAGGCCGCCGTCGAGCGCGATCACGGGGTGACGACCGACGTCCGCGAGCGGTTCCAGGCGATCGACGACCAGGTCCAGGACATCTTCGACGGTCTCGAAGAGTTGCCCAACGACGACCTCCTGCAGGTCCGTGAGGTGCTGGTCGCCCTCCAGCAGACCGCGGACTTCGGCGTTCGAAACGCCGAGATCGCGACGAACCTCGCGCTGGATCGCGACGCCGGCCCGGTGCAGATCGACGACGCGGCGAACGAGTGA
- a CDS encoding SRPBCC family protein, translating into MTVELERTIEIDAPRDAVWAFIADPIERARAISVVEAVDADPEHVDRATWEISLPIPLLDKRVSVDTRDVERDPPAFVRFVGRSSVMDIQGEHRLTETETGTSLSNRFVVDGHAPGVETFFERQFGAELDNLEAAFESFDTQDR; encoded by the coding sequence ATGACCGTCGAACTCGAACGCACGATCGAGATCGACGCCCCCCGGGACGCCGTCTGGGCGTTCATTGCCGACCCGATCGAGCGGGCGCGCGCCATCAGCGTCGTCGAGGCGGTCGATGCCGATCCCGAGCACGTGGATCGCGCGACCTGGGAGATATCGCTGCCGATCCCGCTGCTCGACAAACGCGTCAGCGTCGACACCCGCGACGTCGAGCGCGATCCCCCCGCATTCGTCCGGTTCGTGGGTCGCTCATCGGTGATGGACATCCAGGGCGAGCACCGCCTGACGGAGACGGAGACGGGCACGAGCCTCTCGAATCGCTTCGTCGTCGACGGCCACGCGCCCGGCGTCGAGACGTTTTTCGAGCGACAGTTCGGTGCCGAACTCGACAACCTCGAAGCCGCCTTCGAGTCGTTCGACACTCAGGACCGGTAG
- a CDS encoding DUF7525 family protein, which yields METQTDRPVGIALAGLAVAALGAGVMAVAAADNLIAGGGFALAVAAGVAAIVAVQTLA from the coding sequence ATGGAGACACAGACCGATCGACCGGTCGGCATCGCACTCGCGGGGCTCGCCGTCGCCGCACTCGGTGCGGGCGTGATGGCCGTCGCCGCGGCAGACAACCTGATCGCCGGGGGTGGGTTCGCGCTCGCGGTCGCCGCGGGCGTCGCCGCGATCGTCGCGGTCCAGACGCTAGCCTAA
- a CDS encoding acyltransferase, whose translation MSDEACGDDERRQDRLDRTATPGPNSVYSHWIRARNPIWMLFMPVVIWILKYVPSVRLKNVVLRTVGAEVGARTALAIGATPDFMWPDRITFGEDVIVGYDATILCHEFLQDEYRVGDVWIGDRATIGTGATVLPGVRIGADATVAANSLVASDVPRGTTVAGVPAEPVDDHLSP comes from the coding sequence ATGAGCGACGAGGCTTGCGGGGACGACGAGCGACGACAGGACCGTCTCGACCGCACGGCGACGCCGGGGCCGAACTCCGTGTACAGCCACTGGATCCGCGCGCGCAACCCGATCTGGATGCTGTTCATGCCCGTGGTGATCTGGATACTGAAGTACGTCCCCAGCGTCCGGCTGAAAAACGTCGTCCTCCGGACCGTCGGTGCGGAGGTCGGGGCACGGACCGCACTGGCCATCGGCGCGACGCCCGATTTCATGTGGCCCGATCGCATCACCTTCGGTGAGGACGTGATCGTCGGCTACGATGCGACGATTCTCTGTCACGAGTTCCTCCAGGACGAGTATCGCGTCGGAGACGTCTGGATCGGTGATCGCGCGACGATCGGGACGGGCGCGACGGTGCTCCCGGGCGTACGGATCGGCGCGGACGCGACGGTCGCGGCGAACTCGCTGGTCGCGAGCGACGTGCCCCGGGGGACGACCGTCGCGGGCGTGCCCGCCGAACCCGTCGACGATCACCTCTCGCCCTGA
- a CDS encoding rod shape-determining protein, giving the protein MSEDDTEADEETEAAADEADAPEESAPDTADGPVPIGVKLGSTRTVIAYPDGGKLRTIRTLTCLATYDDPISGEEQALYGEQAAREYPDRVQFMLRSGLPEDEDRADLTARFFREVLESNDVPEDSVVVYAIPTIDNESGLENLQDVIENSPVGKALVESYPESLCGAIPAFGEGLEAVGEIFIAINMGSTNLEASAYRRGEQLSPFTTGAVTGNEVDRRIANYVEEETQGRVNIDVQTAREYKEEHADFENFEPFTDVIQQPGGGSHEFTIEKSVMNACDEYLDEVVEEVANTFLPELANDYMKLYNIALNQPIALTGGMVCIPGLVDEFEQRLSEELDRDVQVIAPDEPDRSATYGAQRIAARLAE; this is encoded by the coding sequence ATGAGCGAGGACGATACCGAGGCCGACGAAGAGACGGAGGCCGCGGCGGACGAGGCCGACGCCCCCGAGGAGAGTGCCCCCGACACGGCGGACGGGCCCGTCCCCATCGGCGTCAAACTCGGGAGCACCCGGACGGTGATCGCCTACCCCGACGGCGGGAAACTCCGGACGATCCGGACGCTGACCTGTCTGGCGACCTACGACGACCCGATCAGTGGCGAGGAACAGGCGCTGTACGGCGAACAGGCCGCCCGCGAGTACCCCGATCGCGTGCAGTTCATGCTGCGCAGCGGGTTGCCCGAAGACGAGGATCGCGCGGACCTGACGGCCCGATTCTTCCGGGAGGTGCTCGAATCGAACGACGTGCCCGAGGACAGCGTCGTCGTCTACGCCATCCCGACGATCGACAACGAGTCCGGCCTCGAAAATCTCCAGGACGTCATCGAGAACAGCCCCGTCGGCAAAGCCCTCGTCGAGAGCTACCCCGAATCGCTGTGTGGGGCGATCCCAGCCTTTGGTGAGGGGCTCGAAGCGGTCGGTGAGATCTTCATCGCGATCAACATGGGCTCGACGAACCTCGAAGCCTCCGCCTACCGTCGTGGCGAACAGCTCTCACCGTTCACGACCGGTGCCGTCACCGGCAACGAGGTCGACCGGCGGATCGCCAACTACGTGGAAGAGGAGACCCAGGGCCGGGTGAACATCGACGTTCAGACCGCCCGCGAGTACAAAGAAGAACACGCCGACTTCGAGAACTTCGAGCCGTTTACCGACGTGATTCAACAGCCCGGCGGCGGCTCTCACGAGTTCACCATCGAGAAGTCCGTGATGAACGCCTGCGACGAGTACCTCGACGAGGTCGTCGAGGAGGTGGCGAACACGTTCCTCCCCGAGTTGGCCAACGACTACATGAAACTGTACAACATCGCGTTGAACCAGCCGATCGCACTCACCGGCGGCATGGTCTGCATTCCGGGGCTCGTCGACGAGTTCGAACAGCGTCTGAGCGAGGAGTTGGATCGCGACGTGCAGGTGATCGCCCCCGACGAACCCGACCGGTCGGCAACCTACGGCGCCCAGCGCATCGCCGCACGCCTCGCGGAGTGA
- a CDS encoding chemotaxis protein CheW — translation MTDDDRMDRAERIKRMREGRRDDASSDDSTPEETAGDESSDDSPTGQDPTASERSPGPDPASGASDEDRPDAASDSPADEGIDSDAMAAAKRVAESVSGVDADTLAATNDAVESGAVDPTESDPETVVPTETDAGAAESSAETVAPTETVETRVLEFQLGDERYCIDIAYVEEIVKDEAITRVPNTPALVEGVVDLRGQITTILDPKEVIDVDDSETGSLIVVFDAEAVEDQGAIGWLVDEVHQVGPVSKSDLRDSPVEEAYINGVIDRDDQFVLWIEPDLALDAIDEE, via the coding sequence ATGACAGACGACGACCGTATGGACCGCGCCGAGCGCATCAAGCGGATGCGCGAAGGCCGCCGCGACGACGCATCGTCCGACGACAGTACCCCCGAGGAGACCGCCGGTGACGAGTCGAGCGACGACTCGCCCACCGGTCAGGATCCCACGGCGTCCGAGCGATCGCCAGGGCCAGACCCAGCGTCGGGCGCATCGGACGAAGATCGGCCCGATGCCGCCAGCGACTCGCCGGCGGACGAGGGGATCGATTCCGACGCGATGGCGGCCGCCAAACGCGTCGCTGAGTCGGTCTCCGGTGTCGACGCCGACACCCTCGCCGCGACGAACGACGCGGTCGAGAGCGGGGCCGTCGACCCCACCGAATCGGACCCCGAGACCGTCGTCCCGACCGAGACCGACGCCGGGGCGGCCGAGTCGAGCGCCGAGACGGTCGCCCCGACCGAGACCGTCGAGACGCGCGTCCTCGAATTCCAACTCGGTGACGAGCGCTACTGTATCGACATCGCGTACGTCGAGGAGATCGTCAAAGACGAGGCGATCACGCGCGTCCCGAACACACCGGCGCTCGTCGAGGGGGTCGTCGACCTGCGCGGCCAGATCACGACGATCCTCGATCCCAAAGAGGTCATCGACGTCGACGATTCCGAGACCGGATCGCTGATCGTCGTCTTCGACGCCGAGGCCGTCGAAGACCAGGGCGCGATCGGGTGGCTCGTCGACGAGGTCCACCAGGTCGGGCCCGTTTCCAAGTCAGATCTGCGGGACTCGCCGGTCGAGGAGGCGTACATCAACGGCGTCATCGATCGGGACGACCAGTTCGTGCTCTGGATCGAACCCGATCTCGCCCTCGACGCGATCGACGAGGAGTGA